GGCGGCGGCCAGGGCGAAGGCGACCAGGTTGTCTCCACTGCCCAGCACGCAAGCTGACCGGCCGGACACGTCGCCGAGGTATTTCAACTCGACGTCGTCCAGGGCGATGCGGATATTGCCCGGGATGTTCCGCCAGTCCACCCTGGCGTCTATTCCCGCCTGCCACTGGGCGGAAACGGCGTCCCAGCCCCGGCGATTCGCCTCGTGCATGGGATTCCGGCTCAAATCCTCTGGTCCTCTTTTCTCTGGTCCTTTCAGATCCTTCGGGCGACCCAGACCTGTTCGTTGCCATGCTTGAATGGACCACGCTGGAAGTCCCCGTAAATCGCCTCGATTTCGTAGCCGCACAGTTCGAGAAGATACTGCATTTCGAATCGATAGACGTAGCGTAGATACAATGGGGTGGTGGTCTTCGCAATCACCCGGCCCTCGTCGTCCACTTCTTCGAAGAACCGGTGTTCCTCCAGCGTCTGATCCAGGGGATCGTACCGTCGCGTATCCGATACCAGGACGCGGCGTCCCGTCTCGGGATGGGTGAACGAACCCAGGTGATTGAGGGTGCCCCTGGGCGGTTTCATGTAGGCCGCGATCAACTCGATGCTGGGGTCGAACACGTTGAAAACCAGCCGTCCCCGGTCCGTCAGATGCTCGCGGATCCGAGTCAGGGCCCGGCGCTGGTCCTCGCCGCTCATCATGTGAAGGAACGCGCGGTACGGCATGATGGCCAGCGGAAAGCGCCGCTCCAGGCTGAACGTCCTCATATCGCCTTCGACGATTTCCATGCGTCGTTTCGTTTCGTCCGGCAGCGCGTCCATCTTGCGGCGCGCCACCTCCAGCATCGCGGGAGCCCGGTCCAGGCCCACGATGGACACGCCCGACTCGGCGATCGGGATCATGATCCGGCCCGTTCCGCAACCGATCTCCAGCACGGGGCCTTCCGCCCCGGCGGCTTCCTCGACGTAGAATGCCTCGTCGCCTTCGAGTCCCGTCGAAAAGCTGTCGTATAATCCGGCGTCTTTCCTGTCGTATTCCGACATACCATACGCTCCTCATCCAAAAACAGCCTGATACCGGACCGTAATCCACGGACCGACTCCGATTCCTTTCCATACATGCAACCTGATCCTCGACTATTATACATATGTAAGGATGCAGATGCAGGATGTTTCAATATTTCCGTGCTTTCCGATTTAATCTCCACTTGGTACATTCCAACACGGCAACCAGCCTGGAAATGAAAAGCAATGCACTGACGTCGCCAAACGTCGCACGGTATCGATCCACGCAAATATTGAGGGAACCATGCCAGACCGATTACGTATCGTCATACCCGGGGACGACCCACCCCAGATGCAGGGATCGCCCCACCTGGAACGACTGGAAGCCTATGGAGAGGTCGTCCTGCACACCGATCGGCCGGAAACGGCGGAAGAGAAGATCGAACGGGCCAGCGGCGCCGCGGTAATGATCAACTCCCGGGGGCTTGTGACGTGGCCCGGGGACGTCCTCCGCGCGCTGCCCGATCTCCGCATGATCGCGACCTGTTCGATCGGCGTCGACTGTTTCGATCTGGAAGCGGCGCGGGAATGCGGCATCGTCATCTCCAACCAGCCCGGTCGTACGGCGCCGGTCGTCGCGGAGCACGCCTTCGGCCTGATGTTCGCCCTCGCGAAAAGGGCGGCGTTCTTCACAGGCGCCATGAAAGCCGGCCAGTGGCCTCGGCTGGACGCGTACTATCTCAAGGGGAAGACCCTCGGCGTGATCGGAACTGGTCCCATCGGATCGGAGATGGCGAGACTGGCGGGAAGCGTGGGCATGGAGGTGATCGCCTGGACGTACAACCCGTCGGATGAAAGGGCCCGGAAGATCGGGGTGACCTACGTGGAGCTCGACGAATTGCTGGAGAAATCGGACGTGGTGTCGCTGCACGTCATGCTGACGGAGTACAGCCGGTACATGATCAATCGGGATTCGCTGGCAAGCATGAAACCGGGCGCGTTGCTGATCAACTGCGGCCGGGGGGGCCTGGTGGATACGGACGCGCTGGTGGCAGCGCTTCGATCGGGTCACCTGGGCGGCGCGGCTCTGGACGTCTTCGAGGAGGAGCCGTTACCCGCGGGCCATCCGCTGCTCGAGATGGAACAGGTCGTCCTTACCCCTCACTGCGCGGACATGACCCCGGAGGGCGTCGAACTGCTCAACGAGGGGGCGGTGAACAACGTCATCGCCTTTTTGGAGGGCCGGCCGCAAAACGTCGTGAAATGATAGCGCAAACCGCGTGGTGAAACAGACCGCGTGGCGGGTCTTAACGAGGGTGGCGAGCTGATCGAGGGTGGCGAGCTTCGTCGAGACTCACTCCGGTGCGCGGTGCCGCGCCTCCCTGCCCTTGTCCGGCGTCGGATCCTCGACCAGGCCGTACATCTGCCGGCCTTCGTGGTCTTCGGGAAGGTATTCGGTAATCGGAAGGCCCTCGGGGGTCACGAACAGCAGGCAGTGGCAGTACTTCCAGATCTTCATCTCATCGCAGGCGCAGACCCACTCGCGGCTTCGTTCCAGTTCGGCCTTCTTGTCGGGATAGAAATTGCACGGGCACAGGGGCCGGCCCAGTTCGTCCACGTGGGCGGCGAGACCCTTGACCACGGAATCGGTCACTTCCGCGTTCGGATGAGGCGAGGTACCCGTCTTTTCCCAGTACTTGTCACAGTACTTTTGCATGCGCTGCATGCTCTTCTCCGACGGTTGCTGCTCGTTCATGGGCTACTCCTTAACTGGGTACCACTGCCGGACAGACCTGTCTGGTTTACTATCACGGTTTCCTGATATCAATTTACCCGGTATCGTCCTCCGTGTCAACCGGCCAGTGCCTGGGTCCGGGGATGGCAGACGGGCCTGTGGCCGGGGAAGGCAGCCGGACGAGAATCGCGCCCCGCAAGGCGAAAACATCGACCGATTGCGCGTAGCCATCAGGGCGACGACATGCCCGGATTTCGGGTCCTCGGTCCGGCGGTCAAAAAAACGATTCGCACTGCCGATTTATATTGACTTTGATTGCTGCGCGGTATATCGTTCAAGACTGTTGTCGAGAGTCCGGTCATTTGGTGAAGAACGCATCAGAGAAAGACAGAACGAGTCCATATGCCACAGATTTTCTCCCCCGCCGCGAACACGTGGCTCAAGGCGAGCATCGTCGGCGGGGCGCTTCTCCTGGCAACCACATTCGGCGTCATTTTCTACCTCGGTTCGACTTCCTATGTTACCCGGCAGCATCAGGTAAGACCCCAGCCCGTTCCTTTCAGCCACAGGCACCACGTCAATCAACTCGGCATCGACTGCCGGTACTGCCACGCATCGGTGGAAACGAGCGCCTTCGCGGGCCTGCCGGCGACCAAGACGTGCATGAGCTGCCACTCCCAGGTGTGGACCGACGCGCCTATGCTCGAACCGGTGCGGACCAGTTACGCGACCGGGGAGTCGCTCGAATGGACCCGGGTGCACGATCTGCCGGACTACGTGTATTTCGATCATAGTATTCATATCAACAAAGGCATCGGCTGCGAGTCCTGCCACGGCGCCGTCAACGAGATGGCCCTGATGTGGCAGGAGGAATCGTTGCAGATGATGTGGTGCCTCGAGTGCCACCGCGGCCCCGAGGACTTCATCCGGGAACGGGCGGACGTGTACAAGTTCGAATCGCAGCCAGACTACTCGGCGCCCATGGACCAGAGCGCCCTCGGCGCGCAACTGATCCGGGGCTACCGGGTCAACAAGGATCAGCTGGAAGACTGTTCCATCTGTCACCGGTAGCAGGAACAGCCACGACATCAGATCATGAAACAGACCTCTGAACGGCACATCACGGAAGCGGTAGCGATGAAATCGGAAAAGAATGGCGCGCCTGAATACTGGCGCAGCCTGGATCAGCTGGCCGAGACCGAGGAATTCCAGTCGTTCATGGAGAAGGAATTCCCGCAACACGTGGAAGAGGTCAAGGCGAACCCGGTCAGCCGGCGGAAGTTCCTGAAGCTGATGGGCGCATCCATCGCCCTGGCCGGCGCCACCGCCTCCGCCTGTACCCGCCAGCCGTCCGAAAAGATCATCCCCTACGTGCTGCCCCCGGAAGAGATCGTCCCGGGCAAGCCCCTGTACTACGCCTCGGCCTACGTCCACGACGGGGTGGCGAACGGCATCCTGGTGGAAAGCCACATGGGCCGGCCCACCAAGGTGGAGGGCAACCCGGAACATCCCGCCAGCCTGGGATCGACGGGCGTTTTCGCCCAGGCCTCCGTCCTGACGATGTACGACCCGGACCGGTCCCAGTCGGTGATCAGGCGGGGCCGCATCACCACTTACGACGCCTACCTGAACGAACTGAACGAAGCCCTGTCCAACCAGGTGGAGAAACA
This DNA window, taken from Gemmatimonadota bacterium, encodes the following:
- a CDS encoding class I SAM-dependent methyltransferase → MSEYDRKDAGLYDSFSTGLEGDEAFYVEEAAGAEGPVLEIGCGTGRIMIPIAESGVSIVGLDRAPAMLEVARRKMDALPDETKRRMEIVEGDMRTFSLERRFPLAIMPYRAFLHMMSGEDQRRALTRIREHLTDRGRLVFNVFDPSIELIAAYMKPPRGTLNHLGSFTHPETGRRVLVSDTRRYDPLDQTLEEHRFFEEVDDEGRVIAKTTTPLYLRYVYRFEMQYLLELCGYEIEAIYGDFQRGPFKHGNEQVWVARRI
- a CDS encoding phosphoglycerate dehydrogenase; amino-acid sequence: MPDRLRIVIPGDDPPQMQGSPHLERLEAYGEVVLHTDRPETAEEKIERASGAAVMINSRGLVTWPGDVLRALPDLRMIATCSIGVDCFDLEAARECGIVISNQPGRTAPVVAEHAFGLMFALAKRAAFFTGAMKAGQWPRLDAYYLKGKTLGVIGTGPIGSEMARLAGSVGMEVIAWTYNPSDERARKIGVTYVELDELLEKSDVVSLHVMLTEYSRYMINRDSLASMKPGALLINCGRGGLVDTDALVAALRSGHLGGAALDVFEEEPLPAGHPLLEMEQVVLTPHCADMTPEGVELLNEGAVNNVIAFLEGRPQNVVK
- a CDS encoding ferredoxin:thioredoxin reductase translates to MNEQQPSEKSMQRMQKYCDKYWEKTGTSPHPNAEVTDSVVKGLAAHVDELGRPLCPCNFYPDKKAELERSREWVCACDEMKIWKYCHCLLFVTPEGLPITEYLPEDHEGRQMYGLVEDPTPDKGREARHRAPE
- a CDS encoding cytochrome c3 family protein — translated: MPQIFSPAANTWLKASIVGGALLLATTFGVIFYLGSTSYVTRQHQVRPQPVPFSHRHHVNQLGIDCRYCHASVETSAFAGLPATKTCMSCHSQVWTDAPMLEPVRTSYATGESLEWTRVHDLPDYVYFDHSIHINKGIGCESCHGAVNEMALMWQEESLQMMWCLECHRGPEDFIRERADVYKFESQPDYSAPMDQSALGAQLIRGYRVNKDQLEDCSICHR